In one Rhinopithecus roxellana isolate Shanxi Qingling chromosome 1, ASM756505v1, whole genome shotgun sequence genomic region, the following are encoded:
- the USP19 gene encoding ubiquitin carboxyl-terminal hydrolase 19 isoform X17, translating into MSGGASATGPRRGPPGLEDATSKKKQKDRANQESKDGDPRKETGSRYVAQAGLELLASGDPSASASCTAGITGSRHHSRLFFPSLSGSASTPREEQTKEGACEDPHDLLATPPPELLLDWRQSAEEVIVKLHVGVGPLQLEDVDAAFTDTDCVVRFAGGQQWGGVFYAEIKSSCAKVQTRKGSLLHLTLPKKVPMLTWPSLLKKPLGTQELVPGLQCQENGQELSPTALEPGPEPHRAKQEARNQKRAQGRGEVEADEQLCIPPVNPQTCLLGSEENLALLAGEKAVSPGNDPVSPAMVQSRNPGKDDRAKEEMAVAADAATLVDGKEPESMVNLAFVKNDSYEKGPDSVVVHVYVKEICRDTSRVLFREQDFTLIFQTRDGNFLRLHPGCGPHTIFRWQVKLRNLIEPEQCTFCFTASRIDICLRKRQSQRWGGLEAPATRGAVGGAKVAVPTGPTPLDSTPPGGAPHPLTGQEEARAMEKDKSKARSEDTGLESVATRTPMEHVTPKPETHLASPKPTCMVPPMPHSPVSGDSVEEEEEEEKKVCLPGFTGLVNLGNTCFMNSVIQSLSNTRELRDFFHDRSFEAEINYNNPLGTGGRLAIGFAVLLRALWKGTHHAFQPSKLKAIVASKASQFTGYAQHDAQEFMAFLLDGLHEDLNRIQNKPYTETVDSDGRPDEVVAEEAWQRHKMRNDSFIVDLFQGQYKSKLVCPVCAKVSITFDPFLYLPVPLPQKQKVLPVFYFAREPHSKPIKFLVSVSKENSTASEVLDSLSQSVRVKPENLRLAEVIKNRFHRVFLPSHSLDTVSPSDMLLCFELLSPELAKERIVVLEVQQRPQVPSVPISKCAACQRKQQSEDEKLKRCTRCYRVGYCNQLCQKTHWPDHKGLCRPENIGYPFLVSVPASRLTYARLAQLLEGYARYSVSVFQPPFQPGRMALESQSPGCTTLLSTGSLEAGDSERDPIQPPELQLVTPMAEGDTGLPRVWAAPDRGPVPSTSGISSEILASGPTEVGSLPAGERVSRPEAAVPGYQHPSEAMNAHTPQFFIYKIDSSNREQRLEDKGDTPLELGDDCSLALVWRNNERLQEFVLVASKELECAEDPGSAGEAARAGHFTLDQCLNLFTRPEVLAPEEAWYCPQCKQHREASKQLLLWRLPNVLIVQLKRFSFRSFIWRDKINDLVEFPVRNLDLSKFCIGQKEEQLPSYDLYAVINHYGGMIGGHYTACARLPNDRSSQRSDVGWRLFDDSTVTTVDESQVVTRYAYVLFYRRRNSPVERPPRAGHSEHHPDLGPAAEAAASQASRIWQELEAEEEPVPEGPGPLGPWGPQDWVGPPPRGPTTPDEGCLRYFVLGTVAALVALVLNVFYPLVSQSRWR; encoded by the exons ATGTCTGGCGGGGCCAGTGCCACAGGCCCAAGGAGAGGGCCCCCAGGACTGGAGGACGCAACTAGTAAGAAGAAGCAGAAGGATCGAGCAAACCAGGAGAGCAAGGATGGAGATCCCAGGAAAG agacagggtctcgatatgttgcccaggctggtcttgaacttctggcctcaggtgatccttctgcctcagcctcctgcacagctgggatcacaggctcacgccaccattCCCGGCTGTTCTTTCCTTCGTTGTCAGGGTCAGCATCCACTCCTCGAGAGGAGCAGACCAAAGAGG GAGCTTGTGAAGACCCTCATGATCTCTTGGCTACTCCCCCTCCAGAGTTGTTGCTCGATTGGAGGCAGAGTGCAGAAGAGGTGATTGTCAAGCTTCATGTGGGAGTAGGTCCCCTGCAGCTGGAGGATGTAGATGCTGCTTTCACAGATACGGACTGTGTGGTGCGGTTTGCAG GTGGTCAGCAGTGGGGTGGTGTCTTCTATGCTGAGATAAAAAGCTCTTGTGCTAAAGTGCAAACCCGCAAGGGCAGTCTCCTGCACCTGACACTGCCCAAAAAGGTGCCTATGCTCACATGGCCCTCCCTCCTG AAGAAACCTCTAGGGACCCAGGAGCTGGTGCCGGGGCTGCAGTGCCAGGAGAATGGGCAGGAACTGTCTCCCACTGCCCTGGAGCCAGGCCCTGAGCCCCACCGGGCTAAGCAGGAGGCCCGGAACCAGAAGCGGGCCCAGGGCCGTGGTGAG GTTGAGGCTGATGAACAGCTTTGCATACCACCGGTGAACCCCCAaacctgcctcctgggctcagaggaGAATTTAGCCCTTTTGGCAGGAGAGAAAGCAGTGTCTCCTGGGAATGACCCAGTCTCTCCAGCCATGGTCCAGAGCAGAAACCCTGGGAAAGATGACCGTGCCAAGGAGGAGATGGCAGTGGCAGCAGATGCTGCAACCTTGGTGGATGGTAAAG AGCCCGAGTCGATGGTGAACCTGGCATTTGTCAAGAATGACTCGTATGAGAAGGGCCCGGATTCAGTGGTGGTGCACGTGTACGTGAAGGAGATCTGCAGGGACACCTCGAGAGTACTTTTTCGTGAGCAGGACTTCACACTCATCTTCCAGACCAG GGATGGAAACTTCCTGAGGCTGCACCCAGGCTGTGGGCCCCACACCATCTTCCGTTGGCAGGTGAAGCTCAG GAATCTGATTGAGCCAGAGCAGTGCACCTTCTGTTTCACGGCTTCTCGCATCGACATCTGCCTTCGTAAGAGGCAGAGTCAGCGCTGGGGGGGCCTGGAGGCCCCAGCTACACGAG GTGCAGTGGGTGGTGCAAAGGTTGCCGTGCCGACAGGTCCAACCCCTCTGGATTCAACCCCACCAGGAGgtgctccccaccccctgacaggccagGAGGAGGCCCGGGCTATGGAGAAGGATAAATCCAAGGCACGATCTGAGGACACAGGGCTAGAGAGTGTGGCAACCCGCACACCTATGGAGCATGTAACCCCAAAGCCAGAGACACACCTGGCCTCG CCCAAGCCTACATGTATGGTGCCTCCCATGCCCCACAGCCCAGTTAGTGGAGATAgcgtggaggaggaggaagaggaagagaagaaagtgtGTCTGCCAGGCTTCACTGGCCTTGTCAATTTAGGCAACACCTGCTTCATGAACAGCGTCATTCAGTCTCTGTCCAACACTCGGGAACTCCGGGACTTCTTCCATG ACCGCTCCTTTGAGGCTGAGATCAACTACAACAACCCACTGGGGACTGGTGGGCGTCTGGCCATTGGCTTTGCTGTGCTGCTTCGGGCTCTGTGGAAGGGCACCCACCATGCCTTCCAGCCTTCCAAGTTGAAG GCCATTGTGGCGAGTAAGGCCAGCCAGTTCACAGGCTATGCGCAGCATGAtgcccaggagttcatggcttTCCTGCTGGATGGGCTGCACGAGGACCTGAATCGCATTCAGAACAAGCCCTACACAGAGACCGTGGACTCAGATGGTCGGCCTGATGAG GTGGTAGCTGAGGAAGCATGGCAGCGGCACAAGATGAGGAATGACTCTTTCATCGTGGACCTATTTCAGGGGCAGTACAAGTCGAAGCTGGTGTGCCCTGTGTGTGCTAAG GTCTCCATCACTTTTGACCCGTTTCTTTATCTGCCGGTGCCCTTGCCACAAAAGCAAAAGGTTCTCCCTGTCTTTTATTTTGCCCGAGAGCCCCACAGCAAGCCCATTAAG TTCCTGGTGAGCGTCAGCAAGGAGAACTCCACTGCCAGTGAAGTATTGGACTCCCTCTCTCAAAGCGTTCGTGTGAAGCCTGAGAATCTGCGTTTGGCGGAG GTAATTAAGAATCGTTTCCATCGTGTGTTCCTGCCCTCCCACTCACTGGACACTGTGTCCCCATCTGATATGCTCCTCTGCTTTGAGCTGCTATCCCCAGAGTTGGCTAAGGAGCGGATAGTGGTGCTAGAGGTGCAACAG CGCCCCCAGGTGCCCAGCGTCCCCATCTCCAAGTGTGCAGCCTGCCAGCGGAAGCAACAGTCGGAGGATGAAAAACTGAAGCGCTGTACCCGGTGCTACCGTGTGGGCTACTGCAACCA GCTCTGCCAGAAAACCCACTGGCCTGACCACAAGGGCCTCTGCCGACCCGAGAACATTGGCTACCCCTTCCTGGTCAGTGTACCTGCCTCACGCCTCACTTACGCCCGCCTCGCTCAGCTGCTAGAGGGCTATGCCCG GTACTCTGTGAGTGTATTCCAGCCACCCTTTCAGCCTGGCCGCATGGCCTTGGAGTCTCAGAGCCCTGGCTGCACCACACTGCTCTCCACTGGCTCCTTGGAGGCTGGGGACAGTGAGAGGGACCCCATTCAGCCACCTGAGCTCCAGCTGGTGACCCCTATGGCTGAGGGGGACACAGGGCTTCCCCGGGTGTGGGCAGCCCCTGACCGGGGTCCTGTGCCCAGCACCAGTGGAATTTCTTCTGAGATACTGGCCAGTGGGCCCACTGAGGTTGGCTCCTTGCCTGCTGGCGAGAGGGTGTCCCGACCCGAAG CCGCTGTGCCTGGGTACCAGCACCCAAGTGAAGCTATGAATGCCCACACACCAcagttcttcatctataaaattgacTCATCCAACCGAGAGCAGCGGCTAGAGGACAAAG GAGATACCCCACTGGAGCTGGGTGACGATTGTAGCCTGGCTCTCGTCTGGCGGAACAATGAGCGCTTGCAGGAGTTTGTGTTGGTAGCCTCCAAGGAGCTGGAATGTGCTGAGGATCCAGGCTCTGCTGGTGAGGCTGCCCGGGCCGGCCACTTCACCCTGGACCAGTGCCTCAACCTCTTCACACGGCCTGAGGTGCTGGCACCCGAGGAGGCCTG GTACTGCCCACAGTGCAAACAGCACCGTGAGGCCTCCAAGCAGCTGTTGCTATGGCGCCtgccaaatgttctcattgtgcAGCTCAAGCGCTTCTCCTTTCGTAGTTTTATCTGGCGTGACAAGATCAATGACTTGGTGGAGTTCCCTGTTCG GAACCTGGACCTGAGCAAGTTCTGCATTGGTCAGAAAGAGGAGCAGCTGCCCAGCTATGATCTGTATGCTGTTATCAACCACTATGGAGGCATGATTGGTGGCCACTACACTGCCTGTGCACGCCTGCCCAATGATCGTAGCAGTCAGCGCAGTGACGTGG GCTGGCGCTTGTTTGATGACAGCACGGTGACAACGGTAGACGAGAGCCAGGTTGTGACGCGTTATGCCTATGTACTCTTCTACCGCCGGCGGAACTCTCCTGTGGAGAGGCCCCCCAGGGCAGGTCACTCTGAGCACCACCCAGACCTAGGCCCTGCAGCTGAGGCTGCTGCCAGCCAG GCTTCCCGGATTtggcaggagctggaggctgaggaggagccGGTACCTGAGGGGCCTGGGCCCCTGGGTCCCTGGGGGCCCCAAGACTGGGTGGGCCCCCCGCCACGTGGCCCTACCACACCAGATGAGGGCTGCCTCCGGTACTTTGTCCTGGGCACCGTGGCGGCTTTGGTGGCCCTCGTGCTCAACGTGTTCTATCCTCTGGTATCCCAGAGTCGCTGGAGATGA
- the USP19 gene encoding ubiquitin carboxyl-terminal hydrolase 19 isoform X20 yields the protein MSGGASATGPRRGPPGLEDATSKKKQKDRANQESKDGDPRKETGSRYVAQAGLELLASGDPSASASCTAGITGSRHHSRLFFPSLSGSASTPREEQTKEGACEDPHDLLATPPPELLLDWRQSAEEVIVKLHVGVGPLQLEDVDAAFTDTDCVVRFAGGQQWGGVFYAEIKSSCAKVQTRKGSLLHLTLPKKVPMLTWPSLLKKPLGTQELVPGLQCQENGQELSPTALEPGPEPHRAKQEARNQKRAQGRGEVEADEQLCIPPVNPQTCLLGSEENLALLAGEKAVSPGNDPVSPAMVQSRNPGKDDRAKEEMAVAADAATLVDEPESMVNLAFVKNDSYEKGPDSVVVHVYVKEICRDTSRVLFREQDFTLIFQTRDGNFLRLHPGCGPHTIFRWQVKLRNLIEPEQCTFCFTASRIDICLRKRQSQRWGGLEAPATRVGGAKVAVPTGPTPLDSTPPGGAPHPLTGQEEARAMEKDKSKARSEDTGLESVATRTPMEHVTPKPETHLASPKPTCMVPPMPHSPVSGDSVEEEEEEEKKVCLPGFTGLVNLGNTCFMNSVIQSLSNTRELRDFFHDRSFEAEINYNNPLGTGGRLAIGFAVLLRALWKGTHHAFQPSKLKAIVASKASQFTGYAQHDAQEFMAFLLDGLHEDLNRIQNKPYTETVDSDGRPDEVVAEEAWQRHKMRNDSFIVDLFQGQYKSKLVCPVCAKVSITFDPFLYLPVPLPQKQKVLPVFYFAREPHSKPIKFLVSVSKENSTASEVLDSLSQSVRVKPENLRLAEVIKNRFHRVFLPSHSLDTVSPSDMLLCFELLSPELAKERIVVLEVQQRPQVPSVPISKCAACQRKQQSEDEKLKRCTRCYRVGYCNQLCQKTHWPDHKGLCRPENIGYPFLVSVPASRLTYARLAQLLEGYARYSVSVFQPPFQPGRMALESQSPGCTTLLSTGSLEAGDSERDPIQPPELQLVTPMAEGDTGLPRVWAAPDRGPVPSTSGISSEILASGPTEVGSLPAGERVSRPEAAVPGYQHPSEAMNAHTPQFFIYKIDSSNREQRLEDKGDTPLELGDDCSLALVWRNNERLQEFVLVASKELECAEDPGSAGEAARAGHFTLDQCLNLFTRPEVLAPEEAWYCPQCKQHREASKQLLLWRLPNVLIVQLKRFSFRSFIWRDKINDLVEFPVRNLDLSKFCIGQKEEQLPSYDLYAVINHYGGMIGGHYTACARLPNDRSSQRSDVGWRLFDDSTVTTVDESQVVTRYAYVLFYRRRNSPVERPPRAGHSEHHPDLGPAAEAAASQASRIWQELEAEEEPVPEGPGPLGPWGPQDWVGPPPRGPTTPDEGCLRYFVLGTVAALVALVLNVFYPLVSQSRWR from the exons ATGTCTGGCGGGGCCAGTGCCACAGGCCCAAGGAGAGGGCCCCCAGGACTGGAGGACGCAACTAGTAAGAAGAAGCAGAAGGATCGAGCAAACCAGGAGAGCAAGGATGGAGATCCCAGGAAAG agacagggtctcgatatgttgcccaggctggtcttgaacttctggcctcaggtgatccttctgcctcagcctcctgcacagctgggatcacaggctcacgccaccattCCCGGCTGTTCTTTCCTTCGTTGTCAGGGTCAGCATCCACTCCTCGAGAGGAGCAGACCAAAGAGG GAGCTTGTGAAGACCCTCATGATCTCTTGGCTACTCCCCCTCCAGAGTTGTTGCTCGATTGGAGGCAGAGTGCAGAAGAGGTGATTGTCAAGCTTCATGTGGGAGTAGGTCCCCTGCAGCTGGAGGATGTAGATGCTGCTTTCACAGATACGGACTGTGTGGTGCGGTTTGCAG GTGGTCAGCAGTGGGGTGGTGTCTTCTATGCTGAGATAAAAAGCTCTTGTGCTAAAGTGCAAACCCGCAAGGGCAGTCTCCTGCACCTGACACTGCCCAAAAAGGTGCCTATGCTCACATGGCCCTCCCTCCTG AAGAAACCTCTAGGGACCCAGGAGCTGGTGCCGGGGCTGCAGTGCCAGGAGAATGGGCAGGAACTGTCTCCCACTGCCCTGGAGCCAGGCCCTGAGCCCCACCGGGCTAAGCAGGAGGCCCGGAACCAGAAGCGGGCCCAGGGCCGTGGTGAG GTTGAGGCTGATGAACAGCTTTGCATACCACCGGTGAACCCCCAaacctgcctcctgggctcagaggaGAATTTAGCCCTTTTGGCAGGAGAGAAAGCAGTGTCTCCTGGGAATGACCCAGTCTCTCCAGCCATGGTCCAGAGCAGAAACCCTGGGAAAGATGACCGTGCCAAGGAGGAGATGGCAGTGGCAGCAGATGCTGCAACCTTGGTGGATG AGCCCGAGTCGATGGTGAACCTGGCATTTGTCAAGAATGACTCGTATGAGAAGGGCCCGGATTCAGTGGTGGTGCACGTGTACGTGAAGGAGATCTGCAGGGACACCTCGAGAGTACTTTTTCGTGAGCAGGACTTCACACTCATCTTCCAGACCAG GGATGGAAACTTCCTGAGGCTGCACCCAGGCTGTGGGCCCCACACCATCTTCCGTTGGCAGGTGAAGCTCAG GAATCTGATTGAGCCAGAGCAGTGCACCTTCTGTTTCACGGCTTCTCGCATCGACATCTGCCTTCGTAAGAGGCAGAGTCAGCGCTGGGGGGGCCTGGAGGCCCCAGCTACACGAG TGGGTGGTGCAAAGGTTGCCGTGCCGACAGGTCCAACCCCTCTGGATTCAACCCCACCAGGAGgtgctccccaccccctgacaggccagGAGGAGGCCCGGGCTATGGAGAAGGATAAATCCAAGGCACGATCTGAGGACACAGGGCTAGAGAGTGTGGCAACCCGCACACCTATGGAGCATGTAACCCCAAAGCCAGAGACACACCTGGCCTCG CCCAAGCCTACATGTATGGTGCCTCCCATGCCCCACAGCCCAGTTAGTGGAGATAgcgtggaggaggaggaagaggaagagaagaaagtgtGTCTGCCAGGCTTCACTGGCCTTGTCAATTTAGGCAACACCTGCTTCATGAACAGCGTCATTCAGTCTCTGTCCAACACTCGGGAACTCCGGGACTTCTTCCATG ACCGCTCCTTTGAGGCTGAGATCAACTACAACAACCCACTGGGGACTGGTGGGCGTCTGGCCATTGGCTTTGCTGTGCTGCTTCGGGCTCTGTGGAAGGGCACCCACCATGCCTTCCAGCCTTCCAAGTTGAAG GCCATTGTGGCGAGTAAGGCCAGCCAGTTCACAGGCTATGCGCAGCATGAtgcccaggagttcatggcttTCCTGCTGGATGGGCTGCACGAGGACCTGAATCGCATTCAGAACAAGCCCTACACAGAGACCGTGGACTCAGATGGTCGGCCTGATGAG GTGGTAGCTGAGGAAGCATGGCAGCGGCACAAGATGAGGAATGACTCTTTCATCGTGGACCTATTTCAGGGGCAGTACAAGTCGAAGCTGGTGTGCCCTGTGTGTGCTAAG GTCTCCATCACTTTTGACCCGTTTCTTTATCTGCCGGTGCCCTTGCCACAAAAGCAAAAGGTTCTCCCTGTCTTTTATTTTGCCCGAGAGCCCCACAGCAAGCCCATTAAG TTCCTGGTGAGCGTCAGCAAGGAGAACTCCACTGCCAGTGAAGTATTGGACTCCCTCTCTCAAAGCGTTCGTGTGAAGCCTGAGAATCTGCGTTTGGCGGAG GTAATTAAGAATCGTTTCCATCGTGTGTTCCTGCCCTCCCACTCACTGGACACTGTGTCCCCATCTGATATGCTCCTCTGCTTTGAGCTGCTATCCCCAGAGTTGGCTAAGGAGCGGATAGTGGTGCTAGAGGTGCAACAG CGCCCCCAGGTGCCCAGCGTCCCCATCTCCAAGTGTGCAGCCTGCCAGCGGAAGCAACAGTCGGAGGATGAAAAACTGAAGCGCTGTACCCGGTGCTACCGTGTGGGCTACTGCAACCA GCTCTGCCAGAAAACCCACTGGCCTGACCACAAGGGCCTCTGCCGACCCGAGAACATTGGCTACCCCTTCCTGGTCAGTGTACCTGCCTCACGCCTCACTTACGCCCGCCTCGCTCAGCTGCTAGAGGGCTATGCCCG GTACTCTGTGAGTGTATTCCAGCCACCCTTTCAGCCTGGCCGCATGGCCTTGGAGTCTCAGAGCCCTGGCTGCACCACACTGCTCTCCACTGGCTCCTTGGAGGCTGGGGACAGTGAGAGGGACCCCATTCAGCCACCTGAGCTCCAGCTGGTGACCCCTATGGCTGAGGGGGACACAGGGCTTCCCCGGGTGTGGGCAGCCCCTGACCGGGGTCCTGTGCCCAGCACCAGTGGAATTTCTTCTGAGATACTGGCCAGTGGGCCCACTGAGGTTGGCTCCTTGCCTGCTGGCGAGAGGGTGTCCCGACCCGAAG CCGCTGTGCCTGGGTACCAGCACCCAAGTGAAGCTATGAATGCCCACACACCAcagttcttcatctataaaattgacTCATCCAACCGAGAGCAGCGGCTAGAGGACAAAG GAGATACCCCACTGGAGCTGGGTGACGATTGTAGCCTGGCTCTCGTCTGGCGGAACAATGAGCGCTTGCAGGAGTTTGTGTTGGTAGCCTCCAAGGAGCTGGAATGTGCTGAGGATCCAGGCTCTGCTGGTGAGGCTGCCCGGGCCGGCCACTTCACCCTGGACCAGTGCCTCAACCTCTTCACACGGCCTGAGGTGCTGGCACCCGAGGAGGCCTG GTACTGCCCACAGTGCAAACAGCACCGTGAGGCCTCCAAGCAGCTGTTGCTATGGCGCCtgccaaatgttctcattgtgcAGCTCAAGCGCTTCTCCTTTCGTAGTTTTATCTGGCGTGACAAGATCAATGACTTGGTGGAGTTCCCTGTTCG GAACCTGGACCTGAGCAAGTTCTGCATTGGTCAGAAAGAGGAGCAGCTGCCCAGCTATGATCTGTATGCTGTTATCAACCACTATGGAGGCATGATTGGTGGCCACTACACTGCCTGTGCACGCCTGCCCAATGATCGTAGCAGTCAGCGCAGTGACGTGG GCTGGCGCTTGTTTGATGACAGCACGGTGACAACGGTAGACGAGAGCCAGGTTGTGACGCGTTATGCCTATGTACTCTTCTACCGCCGGCGGAACTCTCCTGTGGAGAGGCCCCCCAGGGCAGGTCACTCTGAGCACCACCCAGACCTAGGCCCTGCAGCTGAGGCTGCTGCCAGCCAG GCTTCCCGGATTtggcaggagctggaggctgaggaggagccGGTACCTGAGGGGCCTGGGCCCCTGGGTCCCTGGGGGCCCCAAGACTGGGTGGGCCCCCCGCCACGTGGCCCTACCACACCAGATGAGGGCTGCCTCCGGTACTTTGTCCTGGGCACCGTGGCGGCTTTGGTGGCCCTCGTGCTCAACGTGTTCTATCCTCTGGTATCCCAGAGTCGCTGGAGATGA